One Natrinema halophilum genomic window carries:
- a CDS encoding sodium:calcium antiporter, translating into MRRRALAPISIALALTFPWVVMWGTTSLLPWVVNAIVPGLEYGAPALVRSTSTLGTVIVTGLAVLGASFLLAWAAETAEKDVPRAFAIAVLAVLAVAPEYAVDALYAWDAGQFAGTPRGIEAGNLAVANMTGANRILIGIGWAGIALFTIYRRGSSIDPAVERRSGFLADVVVLDRDIGLEVMFLLAATAWAFLVPLGDGIDILDMLVLVGLYVLYIAVILRGEAEPETEHVGVPAYLQRFPKGRRIAVVLFLFAYAGGIIFTAVEPFAHGLELLGQNVGIPSFFMIQWIAPLASESPELIVVIYLVNKARSTAGFNALISSKLNQWTLLIGTLVVVHSLALGQYGVLAFDFKQSAEIWLTAAQSFFAISLLLRFQISVREALTLLVLFLSQVVIEFVIIREFVILPVTSTELLLIYTAIYVVLGTALFVRRRRSFRRLVRRTAGTVGDAMPIGGDRPRSTDD; encoded by the coding sequence ATGAGACGACGAGCGCTTGCCCCCATTTCGATCGCACTGGCACTGACATTTCCCTGGGTCGTCATGTGGGGAACGACGTCCCTTCTGCCCTGGGTTGTGAATGCCATCGTCCCGGGACTCGAGTACGGAGCACCGGCGCTCGTCCGATCGACGTCGACTCTCGGGACGGTGATCGTGACCGGTCTCGCCGTTCTCGGAGCGTCGTTCCTGCTCGCATGGGCCGCTGAAACGGCCGAGAAGGACGTACCGAGAGCGTTCGCGATCGCCGTCCTCGCAGTTCTGGCGGTTGCACCCGAATACGCTGTCGACGCCCTCTACGCCTGGGATGCGGGTCAGTTCGCCGGCACTCCTCGCGGAATCGAAGCGGGGAACCTTGCGGTCGCCAACATGACGGGTGCGAATCGAATCCTCATCGGCATCGGCTGGGCCGGTATCGCCCTCTTTACGATCTATCGACGCGGGTCGTCGATCGATCCCGCCGTCGAACGGCGTTCCGGCTTCCTCGCCGACGTCGTCGTCCTCGATCGCGATATCGGTCTCGAAGTCATGTTTCTCCTGGCCGCGACGGCCTGGGCGTTTCTCGTGCCGCTCGGCGACGGCATCGATATCCTCGACATGCTGGTTCTCGTGGGACTCTACGTCCTCTACATCGCCGTCATCCTCCGCGGCGAGGCCGAACCCGAGACGGAACACGTCGGCGTGCCAGCGTATCTGCAGCGCTTCCCGAAGGGGCGCCGGATCGCCGTCGTTCTCTTTCTCTTCGCGTACGCTGGCGGAATAATATTCACTGCCGTCGAACCCTTCGCTCACGGCCTCGAACTTCTCGGTCAGAACGTTGGTATCCCCTCGTTTTTCATGATTCAGTGGATCGCGCCGTTGGCCTCCGAATCGCCGGAACTCATCGTCGTCATCTACCTGGTGAACAAAGCGCGGTCGACCGCAGGGTTCAACGCGCTCATCTCCTCGAAACTCAACCAGTGGACGCTCCTCATCGGAACGCTCGTCGTGGTTCACTCCCTCGCGCTCGGCCAGTACGGCGTTCTCGCGTTCGACTTCAAACAATCCGCGGAGATATGGCTGACCGCCGCGCAGTCGTTTTTCGCCATCTCTCTCCTGCTCCGGTTCCAGATCTCCGTTAGGGAAGCACTCACGCTGCTCGTCTTGTTCCTCTCGCAGGTCGTCATCGAGTTCGTCATCATCCGCGAGTTCGTCATTTTGCCGGTGACGAGTACCGAGTTGTTGCTCATCTATACCGCCATCTACGTCGTCCTCGGGACCGCGCTGTTCGTCCGCCGCCGCCGGTCGTTCCGACGCCTCGTCCGCCGAACCGCAGGGACGGTCGGCGATGCGATGCCGATCGGGGGCGATCGGCCGCGGAGTACGGACGATTAA
- a CDS encoding DUF2391 family protein: MKLRRPRRPPEYRLADSAQQIIGGFLLAGPFVVTEEVWTLAGNMHIAQALTIVAIVFTIGYAALYKADTTRDADDEQEVAGIPVRFISLMLVTFGSVTVLALLFGAPDTFLETESTGDLVLTTFKAVSVGAVFSVVGAATADSIFAK, translated from the coding sequence ATGAAACTTCGACGGCCTCGTCGCCCGCCCGAGTATCGGCTTGCGGACTCGGCCCAGCAAATCATCGGGGGATTCTTGCTCGCGGGTCCGTTCGTCGTCACGGAGGAAGTCTGGACGCTCGCGGGGAATATGCACATCGCCCAGGCGCTTACGATCGTCGCCATTGTCTTCACCATCGGCTACGCGGCGCTGTACAAGGCCGATACGACTCGCGATGCCGACGACGAGCAGGAGGTCGCCGGCATTCCGGTTCGATTTATCTCGCTGATGCTGGTCACCTTCGGCTCCGTTACCGTCCTCGCGCTTCTGTTTGGAGCACCCGATACTTTCCTCGAGACCGAGTCGACCGGCGATCTCGTACTGACCACGTTCAAGGCCGTCAGCGTCGGTGCGGTCTTCAGCGTCGTCGGTGCGGCGACGGCCGACAGCATCTTCGCGAAGTGA